From Cryptococcus gattii WM276 chromosome J, complete sequence:
GGACAAGAGTGTGCTTGGAGTTGGAGGACGTGTCAAAGGATGTGTCAAATGACGTGTTAAAAGAAGTGTCAAAGGACGAGTCCAACGATCCAGAGGAGTCAGTAGCTAGAGAGGAGGGAGCCCCAGAACATCTCGCATCTATAGCAAATTCATAAGCATAACTTCAAGGTGGAAGATTAGATTACAGGATGCTCACGGCTGTTAGAGATGAGGGAGGCGATGATAGACGTCTTCACGTCCGAAATACCCTCAGGTGCGGATAGCCTCTCCAGGCTCCTCCTGAACGTTTGCCGTGTCATCGACGTTCCAGTGCCGAACGCCTCGGCGcgatgagaagaagagccCCCCCCCTGCATCCTGAGTAGAGCCTCTGGCACCAGAACCCGACCCTCCGCCTGAAGAAGACCGTTCGCCACGTGAGCTGTCGCCCCCAGAACCGGAATTTCCGTCTTGTGAGCCATCATTATTATCCTTGCCAGGCGGTTTGCCGTGCCCTGACGTgttctcctcctctttctcttcgtcatcttcctcttcctcattcAAAACTGTCCACTTGCGTTTTTCCCCCTTAATCAAATGAAAACTACGGGGGCGCCTGCGCCCAGCTTTTAGTCCCTCCAACCTCATTCTGGTGGCCGAATAGGCGGTTGCCTGAGTAGAGATATGAGCAAGGGGGAAGAGAAGGCCTCCGGTAGAATCTTGTTTTGAAAGTGACGCTGCATGAGCGAGGAACAAGAGGATGGTTGCATCCAGACGATACCTTACTTCTTTATTCAAGACGGAGTTGGCACGGTCGCTGATCAGACAATTGGGACGCGATGACCAAAAGTCTGTTAGTCCTGTGAGTTCATCGACGGAGTAACCATCAGGCGGAAAATGTGGTCTGGCTTTCTCCAAAAACTCACTATCTGCCTCGAGGGCAAGTATGGGGTTCTTTGAAGTCGAGCTTCGATCGAGATACACAATCCGGTAGAAGTATTCGTTGGCTATAGAGAGACCGAAGGTACAGCGCGAGATGGCGAAGCCCAAGATGACATACCACATAGTCTGAAACACGCCTTCTTGACAGAGGTAAATGAGGGTTTTTTCATCGGTTTGTTTTTTTTCATTGCCAGCAAGATGAGTTGCTAGTTCCGTCTACTTCAATTCGACGACTGCGTAGAGCTGTCGTTTCCAGCCCAATGGGCAGCTAGGATCTTTGACATAGCCGATGAGAGAGGCGTCCGGAGTAATGGCACCATCCTTTTTTGATCTGGAGCTATTTTGCGATTGAGAGGGCTATGTTGGACACATAATAAGCCTTGTGTTACTTCGAGCACAAGCCATGACTCACGACTCCAAGAACTTTTCCGGTGTTGCGTCTGTACTCATCCAGCAGATCTAGCTTCACCCACTCTTTATCCTTTCTGCCATACAAGACCGCTTTTAAATTGGCTTGATGTGAGAAGTTTGTAGCCCTGGCCTTGGGGTTCTTTTGGATGAACTGATCAAGATAGCGACGAACATACTTGTCGTCGAAAGTTTGCTCATTGGCTTAGTGATTATCAAAATCCGTCAATCGGTCATAGAGAGCATGATGTCATACTGTATCCCCCATATATTTACAAACCTTGTTCCATTTCTTACAACTTGGCCCTACCAGGATGTGTTCGTCGACATGATAATAGCTTCTGCAGTAGTACCTGGAAGTTCCATCCCAGCAGCAAAACCCCTGATACGAGCCCTGATGCATTGAATACAATGCCACCTAAAACCATCTAAGAAACCTCGGTTAGGGcctgtcttcttctccgcCACGAACTCGGTCGAATCTGAGCGCTTTGTCATGCAGCTCACTCCTTGCTCTAGATCGCAGGACAAAGAAATGTACATAATGGACACCGTGTTGAGTAACTGTGTTAGCGAGGGAGTGGAGTTTGGAGGACTGCGGGATGAGATAACCATGATGCCAGATTAAGTCACCGATGGTATGCTTACAGATTAGTGAGGTGGATACCATTATATCATTTAGCTTGTAGTAGCGTGCGTAGATAGATATATAAGTCCATAGTAGCTTGGTATCGGACGGCTTTCCTCTATCTGACTTTGGTTAGAGAGAGAGGAGCGTCGGTACCAGTCATCGTTATTCAACAGATTAAAAGTCAAAAGTTGTACCACCTCAGCGAAAACCAAACGACAATCGGGTCCCATCGTATAATCTGTTGTACTAGTTGTTGCATGAAAGAAGGACAGAACCAGGAAACAGATGTCCAAAGAGTAGAACTACCACGTCCCTTCGCTTCCCTGACCTCTCCTTCCTGCTGCCATCACACCTCCAGCTAGGCACCCGGCTTACACGTTCTCGCTAACTCCGACATTTGTTGTGTCGAATATCAGTAGATGCATCAACAAAAATGATTCAGCAGAAGCAGCTGTCAGCAGGGTGTGCGGAGATAACCTCTTGAGGTTGGGTCATCCTCGCCATTTTCATTCCGCGTTGGGCCGTGTTGGACCGGACGGTCCGTCAGTGGCAGTTTTTTTTGGCAAGCCATCAGCTGCTAGAGTTAACTGTTGGTGGCAGTCGAGTTTTCATGTGTCTCCTTCGATCCCCAAGGGGGTATCTTTGTGTTTAGCCTTGAAATACCGTCCGGCCCACTGTTTATAAGTTATCAAAAGTCGGTCTCCCTTCACTTTTCTTATCGCCTTTTTTGCATCCATTTTCTCATTTCCACATTCAACATGCCCAGTTTCTTCCGTGGAGCATTCAAAGAAGACCCGCCTGAGATCTACAACTGGTGAGTACCTACCCATCATTCCCCGCTGACAATCCGCAGGAAAATTTATATTCTTACCGCCACCTCTTGTATGGGCGGTTTCCTCTATGGTTATGACTCGGGTGTGATGGGCGGTGTCCTTGCGCTCACCTCATTCAAACGCTCCTTCAACCTCCTTGGCCTCAGTGCAGTTGATTTGTCAAACCATTCAGGTGAGTGTCCCTTGGCATCCTCCGCTGACAAATCCAGCCAACATCGTCGCAATGCTTCAGGCCGGAGCATTCTTCGGCTCGCTCGGCGTCGGACCTGTCGCAGACAAGATTGGTCGTCGCCCATGTCTCATCATAGGATCGACCATCTTCATTGTAGGATCTATCATGCAGGTTTGCGCCGCTCCACACATTGGATTATTGATGGGAGGCCGTGTGGTCGGCGGGTTCGGGGTAGGCGCGTGTTCGACCCTCGCTCCGTTGTACACTAGCGAGAATGTCCCTCGAGCAGTACGAGGTCGTCTCACCGCGTGCTATCAATTGTTCATCCAAGTCGGCTTGCTCATCTCCTTCTGGATCAACTACGGCATGAGCATTAATTACCCCAGTACCAAGGCCGGTCAATGGCAGGTGTCACTCGCACTGCAGATCCTCCCTGGTGTAATCCTTATTCTCGGCATGTTTTTCTTGTCCGAGTCGCCCCGACACCTTTACCGTGTGGGCAAACCAGATCAAGCACTCAAAGTTCTCTCGTGGACGCGATCCCTGCCTGCCGACCACCCGTACGTTAAGGAAGAAGCCCGCGAGGTTCAGCTTCAGCTGGAGAACGAGGGTTTGCTTGCCAGCGGCACCTCACACTTCGCCTTGTGGCGAGAACTCTTTGTTATAAAGTCAAATCGGAACCGTCTCGCCCTCGGACTCATGACAATGCTGCTACAACAGATGATGGGTGTGAATGCGATCAATTATTGTGAGTGAAACCACGATTTTCTCGCTGACCTCAGATTCCCCGCAAATCTTCCAAAATCTTGGACTCAAAGGGACTAACAACAGTCTTTTCGCCACCGGCATCTACGGTGTGGTCAAGGTCTTCTCTTCACTCATCTTCGCGCTCTTCATCGCGGATAGATTTGGTCGACGAAAGTCGCTCATCTTGGGAGGAATCGAGCAAGCACTCTGCCTTTTCTACGTCGGCGCCTTTGTAAGTTTGCTGATGGCGATATGAGCTAATCCGCAGGTGAAATTAGCCAAACCAGCAGCAGGGGAATCCGTTCCACCCTCTGGCTACTTTGCATTAGTCTGGTGAGTACCTTGCAAGTAGTGAGAGCTGAAGCCTAGCATCTTCCTCTACATTATCGGGTTCGAAGCCGGATGGGGACCAGTTCCTTGGATCTACAACGCCGAAATACATTCGGCTCGACTCCGTGGTACTGCGCTCGGCGCAGCGGCAGCGACCAACTGGCTATTCAACTTTGTCGTCTCTCGAGCAACCCCGGTCATGCTGACTACGATGGGCTTGGGAGGTTACGGGACATTCCTCTTCTGTGAGTGGGACCTTGCCAGAGCGGTCACTGATGGCAGATGGCTCTTTCTGCGTGATCTGTGTCGTCTTCGCCTGGTTTTTCTGTCCCGAAACTAAGGGAATGTCACTCGAGGCGATGGTGAGTGCTGTTTCAAGAAGGGAGCTGACTCTTTCAGGACGAGTTCTTCGGCAACCCAGTCGTTTGCGATGCAGAACACGGTTCTCGTAGAGAGATTGATGGTAGTGGAGAGAAAAATGATGTGGAGGAGATTGAGCACAAGGAGTAGAGGTGGTTCTTTCCATCGTTGTGAAAAAGCTGCTTGAGTTTTGGCTGTTCACCGCTACGGTATTGCCTATTTTAACCTGTATGTATATCATATTTCATTCATTACAAAACGAGTTACACTTTGGCGCTGCATTGTTCACACGCATACAAGAAGAATTATTTCGTACAGTACGGCTGCATGCCATCATTGCTCCCTTTTTTATAAATATTACTGACATCTTGCATGGCTTTTATTCCATGCACTGTTCGCACATGCGTTTTGTGAAATTGGTGAGAAGAAATATGGAATCCTGCAATGAGAGCCAAGAatggtggagaagagatgatATATGGCGCTTGACTTAATTTTTCTGTTGTTTTcctatatatatatatatatatatattgTTGTAAGGAAACAGAGGAGCGAGGGTAAAGAGAATACAAAAGAGCAAGTGAGAGGAGGACAGGGAAGTAGTTCTGGGGTGTtgaggagaaagaagaaaggtGAGAGGAAGAGTAAGAGGACAGTGCAGGGAGGCGTTagggaagagagaggtctgagcagaggatgagaaagCTGAGTCAGCTCGTAGAGTCGAGAAAGATATATAAGAAGTAGTTCTTCTAGTAGATTAAATGCAACGGCCCAAACCAGCTTAGTTTTCTCCACCTTCTAGAGTGACCACAACTGCGTCTGAGTCTTAGAGCTCCAACCGTAACTGTAAACAAACGACCGAGGACATAAACTAAAGTAGCTTCAGGTGCTTTCCGACCTCTACGAGGATAGTGGCACCACTACAGCAATCTTCTGCTCGACCACAAACTACCCGATGGGACCGCCGCCAACGTCGTCGACCCTTGGAACAGTAGGGTCTTGAATGGGGGTTACAAGAGCACGATGTACGCCAGGCTCAATGCCCCACCGGAGCATCGCCACCTCTGGACTGAGGATCCCGAAGGGTATGTCGTTATATCCTTTATGACAATCTAGGGGTCGACCTTCTTGCTGACAATTGCCTTCCCAGACTACTCCAGCTACTGTGGGCGACTTCTAGCAAGAGACTCTCAGCTGCCCGATCCGTTGGTCTCCCCTCCTATTTGTTCCCCTGGGACCTTTTCCTGGACAGCGAGAACGCGGAAGAGGCTATAAAATCTTTTTGATAGCCCAGTTATCATGAGGGCATACTACAAGTAACGACATTTAAATATTATATTACTGTCACGGACCAACCACTGGCTCTGGGGAGCAAGTAGAGTAGccgaggaaagaagggaagggaCTAAGAGAGGGAAAGCTGGTCTAGGTCTCTAGATAATTGGAAGGCTAGGTGACTAGGTTCTCAAGAATGGACTAGATGTGCAGTGTTGTTGGTCCTGGAGGAATGTACTCCCGGACTTGCATTGAGGGATATTATGGAAAAGGAAACTAACTAAAGAACTCGATTCTATTATATATATCCATCCTATCCTCCACTCGGGTCCTCCCTCCACCCCAAGATCTAAATGAAACTGTAACAATTACATGAGTTGATTGTCGCTACTAGGCCTCTAAGCTGCTCTTTATTAGAGCCGGGAATGGGGAGGGTTCTAGCCGGGGGCAAAAATCGGTGCTGGCAGACAGCTTGTCCTGCACTGGCGACATATAGCCAGTTTGGTAATTCACTATTGGGTAATGATATGGCACAGCTGCTCACGACGGACTGTAGGTGGCACATTATTTGTCTAGTACCCCAACCGTCGGGCGATCGGACAAGGTTATCCTTGAGTCAACCATTCTACATTATGATCTTGTCCAGATCATGAAGACTAACCCCCGGCTGAGGCCATGGAGCAACACAAGCGGTAAGCATTATGGTTAAGAGCAGTGTATTCCTAGTTGCTGAAtattcttctttcttccttcttttcacTACATGCGGATACATCTTCGGCAAAGGAAGTG
This genomic window contains:
- a CDS encoding hexose transport-related protein, putative (Similar to TIGR gene model, INSD accession AAW41961.1~QUTD_EMENI Quinate permease (Quinate transporter)), yielding MPSFFRGAFKEDPPEIYNWKIYILTATSCMGGFLYGYDSGVMGGVLALTSFKRSFNLLGLSAVDLSNHSANIVAMLQAGAFFGSLGVGPVADKIGRRPCLIIGSTIFIVGSIMQVCAAPHIGLLMGGRVVGGFGVGACSTLAPLYTSENVPRAVRGRLTACYQLFIQVGLLISFWINYGMSINYPSTKAGQWQVSLALQILPGVILILGMFFLSESPRHLYRVGKPDQALKVLSWTRSLPADHPYVKEEAREVQLQLENEGLLASGTSHFALWRELFVIKSNRNRLALGLMTMLLQQMMGVNAINYYSPQIFQNLGLKGTNNSLFATGIYGVVKVFSSLIFALFIADRFGRRKSLILGGIEQALCLFYVGAFVKLKPSIFLYIIGFEAGWGPVPWIYNAEIHSARLRGTALGAAAATNWLFNFVVSRATPVMLTTMGLGGYGTFLFYGSFCVICVVFAWFFCPETKGMSLEAMDEFFGNPVVCDAEHGSRREIDGSGEKNDVEEIEHKE